A region from the Nocardioides exalbidus genome encodes:
- a CDS encoding MarR family winged helix-turn-helix transcriptional regulator codes for MTAPLPDLASDLVVLAARLTRSVRRELEHPAGVRALSLLDELGPSGVTALAAADRCSQPTMTATVKALLEQGLVASEPHPTDGRARVVVLTDPGRAELARIRRANAELVMARLSETHHTAEEVATAVAVLRDVLDLTSGSTPQEDTTP; via the coding sequence GTGACCGCCCCTCTCCCCGACCTCGCCAGCGACCTCGTCGTCCTGGCGGCGCGACTGACCCGCTCGGTGCGCCGCGAGCTCGAGCACCCTGCCGGCGTCCGGGCGCTCTCGCTGCTCGACGAGCTCGGCCCGAGCGGCGTGACGGCGCTGGCGGCAGCCGACCGGTGCAGCCAGCCGACGATGACCGCCACCGTCAAGGCGCTGCTCGAGCAGGGCCTCGTCGCCAGCGAACCGCACCCGACCGACGGCCGGGCGCGCGTCGTCGTCCTCACCGACCCCGGCCGCGCCGAGCTCGCGCGCATCCGCCGGGCCAACGCCGAGCTCGTCATGGCCCGGCTCTCCGAGACCCACCACACTGCCGAGGAGGTCGCGACCGCCGTCGCGGTGCTCCGGGACGTCCTCGACCTGACCAGCGGTTCCACACCGCAGGAGGACACCACCCCGTGA
- a CDS encoding PaaI family thioesterase, which produces MTQTQRPAHEFETESRTFSWATPGQGDLAKLVELDGLGQLHAMRDGLMPPPPIMATLGFTDLRAERGRVVVEMPAAEFHYNPLGGVHGGVIATMLDTGAGCAVHSTLAVGELYTSVDLTVKFLRPVTVDSGLLTCEGTVIQRGRRTALAQAQLTDGAGRLVAHATSTCLIMRPGE; this is translated from the coding sequence ATGACCCAGACCCAGCGGCCGGCACACGAGTTCGAGACCGAGAGCCGCACCTTCAGCTGGGCCACGCCCGGGCAGGGCGACCTCGCGAAGCTCGTCGAGCTCGACGGCCTCGGGCAGCTGCACGCGATGCGCGACGGGCTGATGCCGCCCCCGCCGATCATGGCCACCCTCGGCTTCACCGACCTCCGCGCCGAGCGCGGCCGCGTGGTCGTGGAGATGCCGGCCGCAGAGTTCCACTACAACCCGCTCGGCGGGGTGCACGGCGGCGTGATCGCGACGATGCTCGACACCGGCGCGGGATGCGCGGTGCACTCGACCCTGGCGGTCGGCGAGCTCTACACCTCGGTCGACCTCACGGTGAAGTTCCTCCGCCCGGTCACGGTCGACTCCGGGCTGCTGACCTGCGAGGGCACCGTCATCCAGCGCGGACGGCGTACGGCGCTCGCGCAGGCGCAGCTCACCGACGGCGCGGGCAGGCTGGTCGCTCACGCCACGTCGACCTGCCTGATCATGCGTCCGGGCGAGTAG
- a CDS encoding amino acid ABC transporter permease has product MASPRQRAARWRYVQYAVLVVVLLAILLVADWGQIQRAFWNWELVKEQFPRVLTVALKNTLIYTACGFAFGLLLGLVLALMRLSSVGPYRWLATGIIELFRGLPALVVFIALSVGFNLAFPAYEIPFGNLGVVTLALGLVGGAYMAETIRAGIQAVPKGQLEAARSLGMSHGRAMVSVVIPQAFRIILPPLTNELILLTKDSSLVYILGLSLSDYELTKFGREGMNSASNLTPIIVIGLCYLLITVPLSVVVRRMEARAERAR; this is encoded by the coding sequence ATGGCCAGTCCCCGCCAGCGCGCCGCCCGGTGGCGCTACGTCCAGTACGCCGTCCTCGTGGTCGTGCTGCTCGCCATCCTCCTCGTCGCCGACTGGGGCCAGATCCAGCGCGCGTTCTGGAACTGGGAGCTCGTCAAGGAGCAGTTCCCCCGCGTCCTGACGGTCGCGCTGAAGAACACGCTCATCTACACCGCGTGCGGGTTCGCCTTCGGTCTGCTGCTCGGCCTGGTGCTGGCGTTGATGCGGCTCTCCAGCGTCGGGCCCTACCGCTGGCTCGCGACCGGCATCATCGAGCTGTTCCGCGGGCTGCCCGCACTGGTGGTCTTCATCGCGCTCAGCGTGGGCTTCAACCTCGCCTTCCCGGCCTACGAGATCCCCTTCGGCAACCTCGGCGTCGTGACCCTCGCCCTCGGCCTCGTCGGGGGCGCCTACATGGCCGAGACCATCCGCGCCGGCATCCAGGCCGTGCCCAAGGGCCAACTGGAGGCCGCCCGCTCGCTCGGGATGTCACACGGTCGCGCCATGGTCAGCGTGGTGATCCCGCAGGCGTTCCGCATCATCCTCCCGCCGCTGACCAACGAGCTGATCCTGCTGACCAAGGACTCCTCACTGGTCTACATCCTCGGTCTCTCGCTGTCGGACTACGAGCTCACCAAGTTCGGCCGCGAGGGCATGAACTCCGCCTCCAACCTCACCCCGATCATCGTGATCGGGCTGTGCTACCTGTTGATCACGGTGCCGCTGTCGGTCGTCGTGCGCCGCATGGAAGCCCGCGCCGAGAGGGCCCGCTGA
- a CDS encoding LysE/ArgO family amino acid transporter, whose amino-acid sequence MFQVALTGLLTGLALIVAVGAQNAFLLRQGIRGEQVLPIVLTCLLSDVVAITLGVAGLGVVLERWPAVLPVAQVLGGLYLIAFGVHAAMRAWKPGKLDAGEGAALTPGRAVLLTLALTWLNPHFYLDAVLMLGTVANSFGTDRWWFLAGTLTASLLWFFGLGFGARLLRGLFARPAAWRVLDSGIAVIMGALGIGLLAH is encoded by the coding sequence ATGTTCCAGGTTGCACTCACCGGTCTCCTCACCGGACTCGCCCTCATCGTCGCCGTCGGCGCCCAGAACGCATTCCTCCTGCGTCAGGGCATCCGCGGCGAACAGGTCCTGCCGATCGTGCTGACCTGCCTGCTCTCCGACGTCGTCGCGATCACCCTCGGCGTCGCCGGGCTCGGCGTGGTCCTCGAGCGCTGGCCGGCCGTCCTCCCGGTGGCCCAGGTCCTCGGCGGCCTCTACCTGATCGCCTTCGGCGTCCACGCCGCGATGCGCGCGTGGAAGCCCGGCAAGCTCGACGCCGGTGAGGGCGCCGCCCTCACCCCCGGCCGCGCCGTCCTCCTGACCCTCGCGCTGACCTGGCTCAACCCGCACTTCTACCTCGACGCCGTCCTCATGCTCGGCACCGTGGCGAACAGCTTCGGCACCGACCGCTGGTGGTTCCTCGCCGGCACGCTGACGGCCAGCCTGCTGTGGTTCTTCGGCCTCGGCTTCGGCGCCCGGCTGCTGCGCGGCCTCTTCGCCCGCCCCGCCGCCTGGCGCGTGCTGGACTCCGGCATCGCCGTGATCATGGGCGCCCTCGGGATCGGCCTGCTCGCCCACTGA
- the hppD gene encoding 4-hydroxyphenylpyruvate dioxygenase → MTTDIASTGGALTVDEMKADLSLEQLQQLVGLVEYDAESDPFPVTGWDAICFVVGNATQAAHYYASAWGMDLVAYSGPENGNRDHKSFVLKSGSIKFVLSGAVSPDSDLIAHHARHGDGVVDIALEVPDVDQCIAQARRAGATVLREPQDVSDEHGTVRIAAIATYGETRHTLVQRTVDGVTYAGPYLPGYVAAPPSWEKKDGQPKRIFQALDHIVGNVELGEMDNWVQFYNRVMGFVNMAEFIGDDIATDYSALMSKVVANGNHRVKFPLNEPAIAKKKSQIDEYLEFYNGPGAQHLAVATGDILSSVDALRANGVEFLNTPDSYYEDPELRARIGEVRVPIEELQKRGILVDRDEDGYLLQIFTKPLGDRPTVFFELIERHGSLGFGKGNFKALFEAIEREQDARGNL, encoded by the coding sequence ATGACGACTGACATCGCCTCGACTGGTGGCGCCCTGACCGTGGACGAGATGAAGGCCGACCTCTCCCTCGAGCAGCTGCAGCAGCTCGTCGGGCTCGTGGAGTACGACGCCGAGTCCGACCCCTTCCCGGTGACCGGCTGGGACGCGATCTGCTTCGTGGTCGGCAACGCCACGCAGGCCGCCCACTACTACGCCTCGGCCTGGGGCATGGACCTCGTTGCCTACTCCGGCCCGGAGAACGGCAACCGCGACCACAAGTCGTTCGTCCTCAAGTCGGGCTCGATCAAGTTCGTGCTGAGCGGTGCGGTCTCGCCCGACAGCGACCTGATCGCGCACCACGCCAGGCACGGCGACGGTGTCGTCGACATCGCGCTCGAGGTCCCCGACGTCGACCAGTGCATCGCGCAGGCGCGCCGGGCCGGCGCCACCGTCCTGCGCGAGCCGCAGGACGTCAGCGACGAGCACGGCACCGTCCGCATCGCCGCGATCGCGACCTACGGCGAGACCCGCCACACCCTCGTGCAGCGCACCGTCGACGGCGTGACCTATGCCGGGCCCTACCTCCCCGGCTACGTCGCCGCCCCGCCGAGCTGGGAGAAGAAGGACGGGCAGCCGAAGCGGATCTTCCAGGCCCTCGACCACATCGTCGGCAACGTCGAGCTCGGCGAGATGGACAACTGGGTCCAGTTCTACAACCGCGTCATGGGCTTCGTGAACATGGCCGAGTTCATCGGCGACGACATCGCCACCGACTACTCCGCGCTCATGTCGAAGGTCGTCGCCAACGGCAACCACCGCGTGAAGTTCCCGCTCAACGAGCCGGCGATCGCGAAGAAGAAGTCGCAGATCGACGAGTACCTCGAGTTCTACAACGGCCCCGGCGCCCAGCACCTCGCCGTCGCGACCGGCGACATCCTCTCCAGCGTCGACGCCCTGCGCGCCAACGGCGTGGAGTTCCTCAACACCCCCGACTCCTACTACGAGGACCCCGAGCTGCGTGCCCGCATCGGCGAGGTCCGGGTGCCGATCGAGGAGCTGCAGAAGCGCGGCATCCTCGTCGACCGCGACGAGGACGGCTACCTCCTCCAGATCTTCACCAAGCCGCTCGGCGACCGGCCGACGGTCTTCTTCGAGCTCATCGAGCGCCACGGCTCCCTCGGCTTCGGCAAGGGCAACTTCAAGGCGCTCTTCGAGGCCATCGAGCGCGAGCAGGACGCCCGCGGCAACCTGTGA
- a CDS encoding winged helix-turn-helix transcriptional regulator codes for MTTPPAMAYSTDNCTIGRAMSVLGERWTLVVLREVANGIRRFDEMRRHTGMPRQVLTDRLAVLVQHDILRRVPYREAGQRERSEYRLTRKGFELFPVMVAVSQWGDRYYADPEGPPIEFAHRGCDAPVELQITCEAGHVLDDEREVVGRPGPGIKPFS; via the coding sequence ATGACCACCCCGCCGGCGATGGCCTACTCCACCGACAACTGCACGATCGGTCGCGCCATGTCGGTGCTCGGCGAGCGCTGGACGCTGGTCGTGCTGCGGGAGGTCGCCAACGGCATCCGACGCTTCGACGAGATGCGCCGCCACACCGGCATGCCGCGCCAGGTGCTCACCGACCGGCTGGCCGTGCTCGTCCAGCACGACATCCTCCGTCGCGTGCCCTACCGCGAGGCAGGGCAGCGCGAGCGCAGCGAGTACCGGCTGACCCGGAAGGGCTTCGAGCTGTTCCCGGTGATGGTGGCCGTCTCCCAGTGGGGCGATCGCTACTACGCCGATCCGGAGGGCCCACCCATCGAGTTCGCCCACCGGGGCTGCGACGCCCCGGTGGAGCTGCAGATCACCTGCGAGGCCGGGCACGTCCTCGACGACGAGCGCGAGGTCGTCGGCCGCCCCGGCCCGGGGATCAAGCCCTTCAGCTGA
- a CDS encoding MFS transporter: MSSPSTTSSTTAETGSILKQPRAVWAVAFACVIAFMGIGLVDPILKEIAAKLDATPSQVSLLFTSYMAVMGVSMLVTGVVSSRIGPKRTLLAGLALIIVSAGLAGMSDSVGAVIGFRAGWGLGNALFVATALATIVSASAGPVGQAIILFEAALGLGIASGPLIGGLLGGISWRGPFFGVSVLMAVALVATAIFLPTTPPTGRPTSLLDPFRALKHRALLLLALVAIFYNLGFFTLMAAGPFALPSYSIMGIGWTFFGWGLLLAFTSVWLAPRLQRRFGTLPTLTAVLALFAIDLAVMALGAAHEPVVTGGIIAAGAFLGVTNTLVTEAVMGAAPVERPVASAAYSFVRFTGGALGPWVALKLAEDVDLHAPFWFGAGAVAIGVVIVAAGSRTISTALGAAPSEHGVTEAESELVGDLA; the protein is encoded by the coding sequence GTGAGCAGCCCATCCACCACCAGCTCCACCACGGCCGAGACCGGCTCCATCCTCAAGCAGCCCCGCGCCGTCTGGGCCGTCGCCTTCGCCTGCGTCATCGCCTTCATGGGCATCGGGCTCGTCGACCCGATCCTCAAGGAGATCGCCGCCAAGCTCGACGCCACGCCGAGCCAGGTCTCGCTCCTCTTCACCAGCTACATGGCCGTCATGGGCGTCTCGATGCTCGTCACCGGCGTCGTCTCCAGCCGCATCGGCCCGAAGCGCACGCTGCTCGCCGGCCTCGCGCTCATCATCGTCTCGGCCGGCCTGGCCGGGATGTCCGACAGCGTCGGCGCGGTGATCGGCTTCCGCGCCGGCTGGGGCCTGGGCAACGCGCTCTTCGTCGCCACCGCGCTCGCCACGATCGTCAGCGCCTCCGCCGGACCGGTCGGCCAGGCGATCATCCTGTTCGAGGCCGCGCTCGGCCTCGGCATCGCCTCCGGTCCCCTGATCGGCGGCCTGCTCGGCGGGATCTCATGGCGCGGCCCGTTCTTCGGCGTCTCCGTGCTGATGGCCGTCGCCCTCGTCGCGACCGCGATCTTCCTGCCGACAACACCTCCGACCGGACGACCCACGTCGCTGCTCGATCCGTTCCGCGCGCTGAAGCACCGCGCCCTGCTGCTGCTCGCACTGGTGGCGATCTTCTACAACCTCGGCTTCTTCACCCTCATGGCCGCCGGCCCCTTCGCGCTGCCGTCGTACTCCATCATGGGCATCGGCTGGACCTTCTTCGGCTGGGGCCTGCTGCTGGCCTTCACCTCGGTGTGGCTGGCCCCGCGCCTGCAGCGTCGCTTCGGGACGCTGCCGACGCTGACCGCGGTGCTCGCCCTCTTCGCGATCGACCTCGCCGTCATGGCGCTGGGAGCGGCCCACGAGCCGGTCGTGACCGGCGGCATCATCGCCGCGGGCGCCTTCCTCGGCGTGACCAACACCCTCGTCACCGAAGCGGTGATGGGCGCGGCCCCGGTCGAGCGGCCTGTCGCGTCAGCGGCGTACTCCTTCGTCCGCTTCACCGGCGGCGCCCTCGGCCCGTGGGTGGCGCTCAAGCTGGCGGAGGACGTCGACCTCCACGCGCCGTTCTGGTTCGGTGCTGGCGCCGTCGCCATCGGTGTCGTGATCGTCGCCGCCGGCTCGCGCACCATCAGCACCGCGCTCGGCGCGGCCCCGTCCGAGCACGGCGTGACCGAGGCCGAGAGCGAGCTCGTCGGCGACCTGGCCTGA
- a CDS encoding Lrp/AsnC family transcriptional regulator — MDEIDGKVIELFASEPRLGVLEASRRLGIARGTVQARLDKLAASGVITGWGPDLSPEAIGYPVTAFLTLEIRQGAGHDAVAGHLAGIPEVLEAYTITGAGDMWARVVARSNADLQRVIDLVLTEPGIDRSTTVIALATQIPYRVVPLAAAATRPDA; from the coding sequence ATGGACGAGATCGACGGCAAGGTGATCGAGCTCTTCGCCAGCGAGCCCAGGCTGGGTGTGCTGGAGGCGAGCCGACGGCTCGGCATCGCGCGCGGCACCGTGCAGGCGCGGCTCGACAAGCTCGCCGCGTCCGGTGTGATCACCGGCTGGGGGCCCGACCTCTCCCCTGAGGCGATCGGCTACCCGGTGACGGCCTTCCTGACCCTCGAGATCCGGCAAGGGGCCGGTCACGACGCCGTCGCTGGCCACCTCGCCGGCATCCCCGAGGTGCTCGAGGCCTACACGATCACCGGCGCCGGCGACATGTGGGCGCGTGTCGTCGCCCGCTCCAACGCCGACCTCCAGCGCGTCATCGACCTCGTCCTCACCGAGCCCGGCATCGACCGCTCGACCACCGTCATCGCGCTCGCGACGCAGATCCCCTACCGCGTGGTGCCGCTGGCAGCAGCGGCTACTCGCCCGGACGCATGA
- a CDS encoding IclR family transcriptional regulator — MASETSQTLDRGLRVLRVLAGSPEGLTITELSARLEVNRTVVYRLISTLEQHGLVRRDARSRLFVGLGVLHLASGVQPLLRDLAMPVLRRLAESIGSTAHLTVADGDEALALAVVEPTWTDFHVSYRVGARHPVTQGAAGKAIGLLDGEDAAYAVTIGELQSGARGLAAPVRGVDGLRASVGIVTLDEAIDEDVVAPQVIAAAREVAERLS, encoded by the coding sequence GTGGCCTCGGAGACCTCCCAGACGCTCGACCGAGGGCTCCGGGTCCTGCGGGTGCTGGCCGGGAGCCCCGAGGGACTGACGATCACCGAGCTGTCCGCCCGGCTCGAGGTCAACCGCACGGTCGTCTACCGCCTGATCAGCACGCTCGAGCAGCACGGGCTCGTGCGACGCGACGCGCGCTCCCGCCTGTTCGTCGGCCTCGGCGTGCTCCACCTCGCGAGCGGCGTGCAGCCGCTGCTGCGCGACCTCGCGATGCCAGTGCTGAGGCGGCTCGCCGAGTCGATCGGCTCGACCGCGCACCTGACTGTCGCCGACGGCGACGAGGCCCTGGCGCTCGCCGTCGTCGAGCCGACGTGGACCGACTTCCACGTGTCCTACCGCGTCGGCGCCCGCCACCCGGTCACGCAGGGCGCGGCCGGCAAGGCCATCGGCCTGCTCGACGGGGAGGACGCGGCGTACGCCGTCACGATCGGTGAGCTGCAGTCGGGCGCGCGCGGCCTCGCGGCACCGGTGCGCGGCGTCGACGGGCTGCGGGCGAGCGTCGGCATCGTGACGCTCGACGAGGCGATCGACGAGGACGTCGTGGCGCCGCAGGTGATCGCGGCCGCGCGCGAGGTGGCCGAGCGGCTCAGCTGA
- a CDS encoding amino acid ABC transporter ATP-binding protein produces MTTPTPATPTDRSTAAIDVQDLHKYFGANEVLKGIDFHVGKAQVVCVIGPSGSGKSTLLRCVNMLETPTSGKIFVEGAEITDPDADIDKLRARIGMVFQQFNLFPHMTVLRNLTIAQEKVKGRKKDEAVQIARSTLAKVGLSEKESAYPAHLSGGQSQRVAIARALSMSPDMMLFDEPTSALDPELVGDVLAVMKDLASEGMTMMVVTHEMGFAREVGDKLVFMDGGVIVEEGDPRTVLADPQHERTQSFLSKVL; encoded by the coding sequence ATGACCACCCCCACCCCCGCCACGCCGACCGATCGTTCCACCGCGGCGATCGACGTCCAGGACCTCCACAAGTACTTCGGCGCCAACGAGGTGCTCAAGGGGATCGACTTCCACGTCGGCAAGGCCCAGGTGGTCTGCGTCATCGGACCGTCGGGCTCCGGCAAGTCGACCCTGCTGCGCTGCGTCAACATGCTGGAGACCCCCACCAGCGGCAAGATCTTCGTCGAGGGTGCGGAGATCACCGATCCCGACGCCGACATCGACAAGCTGCGGGCGCGGATCGGGATGGTCTTCCAGCAGTTCAACCTCTTCCCGCACATGACGGTCCTGCGCAACCTGACGATCGCGCAGGAGAAGGTCAAGGGACGCAAGAAGGATGAGGCGGTCCAGATCGCCCGCTCCACCCTGGCGAAGGTGGGGCTCTCCGAGAAGGAGTCGGCCTACCCCGCGCACCTGTCCGGCGGCCAGTCGCAGCGCGTCGCGATCGCCCGCGCTCTCTCGATGAGCCCCGACATGATGCTCTTCGACGAGCCCACGTCCGCGCTCGACCCCGAGCTGGTCGGCGACGTGCTGGCCGTGATGAAGGACCTGGCCTCGGAGGGCATGACCATGATGGTCGTGACCCACGAGATGGGCTTCGCGCGCGAGGTCGGCGACAAGCTCGTCTTCATGGACGGCGGCGTGATCGTCGAGGAGGGCGACCCGCGCACCGTCCTGGCCGACCCCCAGCACGAGAGGACCCAGTCGTTCCTCTCGAAGGTGCTCTAG
- a CDS encoding LysR family transcriptional regulator ArgP, which yields MKDLTQLDPVALRTLAVAVRLGTFEAAARELHVTPSAVSQRIKALETRIGRVLLHRVKPLEPTEAGLVLVRLSTQTELLEREAVAELVEEVDDESTLYTSLPIAVNADALYGWFVDALADVQTRHRVVFEVVREDHTRTAERLRRGEVMAAITGEPKPVPGCRVVRLGRLRYAAVATRDFHARHFADGVGAASLAEAPIIAFDRSDSLQHDFVRRVTRRHLAPPVTYLPSVREFDRAVRVGMGWGLLPESDVADELERGDLVELVPGRRPEVPLFWQHWRLGSGLVADLTEAVVSAARDWMVA from the coding sequence ATGAAAGACCTCACTCAGCTGGACCCTGTGGCCCTGCGCACACTGGCCGTCGCGGTGCGGCTCGGCACCTTCGAGGCAGCGGCCCGCGAGCTCCACGTGACGCCGTCCGCGGTGAGCCAGCGGATCAAGGCGCTGGAGACCCGGATCGGTCGCGTCCTGCTGCACCGCGTCAAGCCGCTGGAGCCGACCGAGGCCGGCCTGGTGCTCGTCCGGCTGTCCACCCAGACCGAGCTGCTGGAGCGGGAGGCGGTCGCGGAGCTCGTCGAGGAGGTCGACGACGAGTCGACGTTGTACACCTCCCTGCCGATCGCGGTGAACGCCGACGCCCTCTACGGCTGGTTCGTCGATGCGCTGGCCGACGTGCAGACCCGGCACCGCGTGGTCTTCGAGGTCGTGCGCGAGGACCACACCCGCACGGCGGAGCGGCTGCGGCGCGGTGAGGTCATGGCAGCCATCACCGGCGAGCCGAAGCCGGTGCCCGGCTGCCGGGTGGTGCGCCTGGGCCGGCTCAGGTACGCCGCCGTGGCGACGCGCGACTTCCACGCGCGGCACTTCGCCGACGGCGTCGGTGCGGCGAGCCTCGCCGAGGCGCCGATCATCGCCTTCGACCGCAGCGACTCGCTGCAGCACGACTTCGTCCGCAGGGTCACCCGTCGCCACCTCGCGCCGCCGGTGACGTACCTGCCCTCCGTGCGCGAGTTCGACCGCGCGGTCCGTGTCGGGATGGGCTGGGGGCTGCTGCCCGAGTCCGACGTGGCGGACGAGCTCGAGCGCGGCGACCTCGTCGAGCTGGTGCCCGGCCGACGCCCGGAGGTGCCGCTGTTCTGGCAGCACTGGCGGCTGGGGTCGGGGCTCGTCGCCGACCTCACCGAGGCCGTGGTGAGCGCCGCGCGGGACTGGATGGTTGCATGA
- a CDS encoding transporter substrate-binding domain-containing protein: MFPRSLATGISVAALALVAAGCAKDDTTTTTESGISLVKDGTLTICTHLPYEPFEFTQGGEVVGFDPGVLEIAAEAEGLDTEVVDVAWETITTGEALNTGQCDVAAGAMTINDERAAVMDFTDPYFTATQALMTKTGSGITSLEDLAGKKVAVQDGTTGADYVRENAPADTEVISFEDSSLMQQAVLTGKTDAGVNDNGLLNYFVSENPEVEVVTEFETGEEYGFSVKMDGNDDLLTAINDAIASDDYDTVYEKWFGTAPTQ, from the coding sequence ATGTTCCCCCGAAGCCTGGCCACTGGAATCAGCGTCGCTGCCCTCGCCCTCGTCGCGGCGGGATGTGCGAAGGACGACACCACCACGACCACCGAGTCGGGCATCTCGCTCGTGAAGGACGGCACGCTGACCATCTGCACGCACCTGCCCTACGAGCCCTTCGAGTTCACCCAGGGTGGCGAGGTCGTGGGCTTCGACCCCGGCGTGCTCGAGATCGCCGCCGAGGCGGAGGGGCTCGACACCGAGGTCGTCGACGTGGCGTGGGAGACCATCACGACGGGCGAGGCCCTCAACACGGGGCAGTGCGACGTCGCGGCAGGCGCGATGACGATCAACGACGAGCGGGCTGCCGTCATGGACTTCACCGACCCCTACTTCACGGCCACCCAGGCCCTCATGACCAAGACCGGGTCCGGCATCACGTCGCTGGAGGACCTGGCCGGCAAGAAGGTCGCGGTCCAGGACGGCACCACCGGCGCCGACTACGTCCGCGAGAACGCACCGGCGGACACCGAGGTCATCTCCTTCGAGGACTCCTCCCTCATGCAGCAGGCGGTCCTGACCGGCAAGACCGACGCGGGCGTGAACGACAACGGGCTCCTCAACTACTTCGTCAGCGAGAACCCCGAGGTCGAGGTGGTCACCGAGTTCGAGACCGGCGAGGAGTACGGCTTCTCGGTGAAGATGGACGGCAACGACGACCTGCTCACCGCGATCAACGACGCCATCGCGAGCGACGACTACGACACCGTCTACGAGAAGTGGTTCGGCACCGCGCCCACGCAGTGA